The following coding sequences are from one Spea bombifrons isolate aSpeBom1 chromosome 13, aSpeBom1.2.pri, whole genome shotgun sequence window:
- the YWHAB gene encoding 14-3-3 protein beta/alpha — MDKAELVQKAKLAEQAERYDDMAAAMKAVTEQGSELSNEERNLLSVAYKNVVGARRSSWRVISSIEQKTEGNEKKQQMAKEYREKIEAELQDICKDVLDLLDKYLIASATPAESKVFYLKMKGDYYRYLSEVASGDKKPETVASSQQSYQEAFEISKTEMQPTHPIRLGLALNFSVFYYEILNSPEKACSLAKAAFDEAIAELDTLNEESYKDSTLIMQLLRDNLTLWTSENQGEEADNVEGDN; from the exons ATGGACAAGGCTGAACTAGTACAGAAGGCCAAACTCGCAGAACAGGCTGAGCGCTATGATGACATGGCTGCTGCAATGAAGGCAGTGACTGAGCAGGGAAGCGAACTGAGTAATGAAGAAAGGAACCTGCTGTCTGTTGCCTACAAAAATGTGGTCGGGGCTCGCCGTTCCTCCTGGCGTGTGATCTCCAGCATCGAGCAAAAAACTGAGGGTAATGAGAAGAAGCAACAGATGGCGAAAGAATACCGTGAGAAGATCGAGGCAGAGCTGCAGGATATTTGCAAGGATGTTCTG GACCTTCTTGATAAATATCTGATTGCATCAGCCACACCAGCAGAAAGTAAGGTTTTCTACTTGAAAATGAAAGGAGATTATTATCGGTACCTTTCTGAAGTAGCCTCTGGTGACAAAAAGCCAG aaACCGTAGCCAGCTCTCAGCAATCGTACCAAGAGGCATTTGAAATCAGCAAGACTGAGATGCAACCAACGCACCCCATTCGACTTGGATTGGCTCTTAACTTCTCTGTGTTTTATTACGAAATTCTCAATTCCCCTGAGAAAGCATGCAGTCTAGCAAAAGCC GCTTTTGATGAGGCAATAGCTGAGCTGGACACCCTGAATGAGGAGTCTTACAAAGACAGCACTCTTATAATGCAGCTACTAAGGGACAATCTTACA CTATGGACCTCAGAAAACCAGGGCGAGGAAGCTGATAACGTAGAGGGAGATAACTAA
- the PABPC1L gene encoding polyadenylate-binding protein 1-like isoform X1: MNATGAGYPLASLYVGDLHTDVTEAMLYEKFSPAGPILSIRVCRDISTRRSLGYAYINFQQPADAERALDTMNFEVIKGKPIRIMWSQRDPGLRKSGVGNVFIKNLDESIDNKALYDTFSAFGNILSCKVVCDENGSRGYGFVHFETQEAANRAINTMNGMLLNDRKVFVGHFKSRREREMEYGAKVMEFTNVYIKNFGEDMDDKRLKEIFSAFGHTLSVKVMMDDNGRSRGFGFVNYGNHEEAQKAVAEMNGKELNGRMIYVGRAQKRIERQSELKRRFEQIKQERISRYQGVNLYVKNLDDGIDDDRLRKEFSPYGTITSAKVMTEGGHSKGFGFVCFSSPEEATKAVTEMNGRIVSTKPLYVALAQRKEERKAILTNQYMQRLATMRAMPGPLVGSFQAPTSYFLPAVPQVSHQKSFYNQSPIASVRPAPHWSSQQARPPPQYHPPTPIMRAVAPRRVASNISTMKQASTQVPRVAPQSQRVANIGTQTAGARAQVNPSAMRTMTQYKYSSSVRNMQQMGNATHIQQVMEPAVLMQGQEPLTASMLAAAPPQEQKQMLGERIYPLVHRMHSALAGKITGMLLEIDNSELLHMLESPESLHSKVEEAVAVLQAHHAKEGSHKSGTPSLI, from the exons ATGAATGCAACTGGTGCTGGTTACCCGCTGGCTTCTCTTTATGTTGGTGACCTCCATACTGATGTCACTGAAGCAATGCTGTATGAAAAGTTTTCCCCGGCAGGACCAATCCTATCCATCAGAGTTTGCCGTGATATTTCCACACGTAGATCTCTTGGGTATGCATATATAAATTTCCAGCAACCTGCTGATG CTGAGCGGGCGTTGGATACAATGAACTTTGAAGTAATCAAAGGCAAGCCGATTCGAATCATGTGGTCTCAGAGAGATCCTGGACTTCGTAAATCTGGCGTAGGAAATGTGTTTATCAAAAATCTTGATGAGTCAATTGATAACAAAGCCTTGTATGATACTTTTTCAGCATTTGGGAATATTTTATCTTGTAAG GTTGTTTGTGATGAAAATGGATCAAGGGGTTATGGGTTTGTTCACTTTGAGACTCAAGAAGCTGCCAATCGGGCAATTAACACCATGAATGGCATGTTGCTCAATGATCGTAAAGT ATTTGTAGGACATTTTAAATCACGGAGGGAAAGGGAAATGGAGTATGGGGCCAAAGTGATGGAatttacaaatgtatacatCAAGAACTTTGGAGAAGATATGGATGACAAGAGACTTAAGGAAATATTTTCTGCTTTTG GACACACGTTAAGCGTCAAAGTAATGATGGATGATAACGGTCGATCACGGGGATTTGGCTTTGTGAATTATGGAAATCACGAAGAAGCACAGAAA gcTGTTGCTGAAATGAATGGCAAAGAATTAAACGGCCGCATGATATATGTAGGTAGAGCTCAGAAGAGGATAGAACGCCAAAGTGAATTAAAGCGCAGATTTGAACAAATCAAACAAGAAAGAATTAGCAGATATCAG GGTGTAAATCTGTATGTGAAGAACCTGGATGATGGTATTGACGATGACCGCCTCCGAAAAGAGTTCTCTCCTTATGGTACCATTACTAGTGCAAAG GTAATGACAGAAGGAGGACACAGCAAGGGATTTGGTTTTGTGTGCTTTTCCTCTCCAGAAGAGGCCACAAAAGCAGTGACAGAAATGAATGGAAGAATAGTCAGTACAAAACCTCTTTACGTAGCACTCGCGCAACGGaaggaggaaagaaaggccATTCTTACCAATCAATACATGCAGAGGCTGGCTACCATGAGAGCAATGCCTGGCCCTCTCGTTGGATCATTCCAAGCACCTACCAGCTATTTCTTACCCGCTGTGCCACAGGTAAGCCATCAGAAAT CGTTTTATAATCAAAGCCCTATAGCATCTGTACGTCCAGCACCTCATTGGTCTTCACAGCAGGCAAGGCCTCCTCCGC AATATCATCCACCGACGCCTATCATGCGAGCGGTTGCTCCAAGACGTGTTGCCTCCAATATAAGCACAATGAAGCAGGCCTCAACACAAGTACCAAGGGTTGCACCACAGAGTCAGAGAGTAG CTAATATTGGTACCCAGACAGCAGGTGCTCGAGCTCAGGTTAACCCAAGCGCCATGCGAACGATGACACAGTACAAGTATTCCAGCTCAGTGAGAAATATGCAGCAAATGGGGAACGCAACGCACATCCAGCAG gTGATGGAGCCTGCTGTGCTGATGCAAGGTCAAGAACCCTTAACTGCCTCCATGCTTGCAGCAGCCCCACCACAAGAGCAGAAACAGATGCTCG GTGAACGGATTTATCCTTTAGTCCATCGGATGCATTCTGCGTTAGCTGGCAAGATAACTGGAATGCTACTGGAAATCGATAACTCGGAGCTGCTTCATATGCTGGAATCTCCGGAATCTCTTCACTCAAAG GTAGAAGAAGCTGTAGCAGTTTTGCAAGCACATCATGCTAAGGAGGGGTCTCATAAAAGTGGAACGCCATCTCTCATATGA
- the PABPC1L gene encoding polyadenylate-binding protein 1-like isoform X2, which yields MNATGAGYPLASLYVGDLHTDVTEAMLYEKFSPAGPILSIRVCRDISTRRSLGYAYINFQQPADAERALDTMNFEVIKGKPIRIMWSQRDPGLRKSGVGNVFIKNLDESIDNKALYDTFSAFGNILSCKVVCDENGSRGYGFVHFETQEAANRAINTMNGMLLNDRKVFVGHFKSRREREMEYGAKVMEFTNVYIKNFGEDMDDKRLKEIFSAFGHTLSVKVMMDDNGRSRGFGFVNYGNHEEAQKAVAEMNGKELNGRMIYVGRAQKRIERQSELKRRFEQIKQERISRYQGVNLYVKNLDDGIDDDRLRKEFSPYGTITSAKVMTEGGHSKGFGFVCFSSPEEATKAVTEMNGRIVSTKPLYVALAQRKEERKAILTNQYMQRLATMRAMPGPLVGSFQAPTSYFLPAVPQPPNRAFYNQSPIASVRPAPHWSSQQARPPPQYHPPTPIMRAVAPRRVASNISTMKQASTQVPRVAPQSQRVANIGTQTAGARAQVNPSAMRTMTQYKYSSSVRNMQQMGNATHIQQVMEPAVLMQGQEPLTASMLAAAPPQEQKQMLGERIYPLVHRMHSALAGKITGMLLEIDNSELLHMLESPESLHSKVEEAVAVLQAHHAKEGSHKSGTPSLI from the exons ATGAATGCAACTGGTGCTGGTTACCCGCTGGCTTCTCTTTATGTTGGTGACCTCCATACTGATGTCACTGAAGCAATGCTGTATGAAAAGTTTTCCCCGGCAGGACCAATCCTATCCATCAGAGTTTGCCGTGATATTTCCACACGTAGATCTCTTGGGTATGCATATATAAATTTCCAGCAACCTGCTGATG CTGAGCGGGCGTTGGATACAATGAACTTTGAAGTAATCAAAGGCAAGCCGATTCGAATCATGTGGTCTCAGAGAGATCCTGGACTTCGTAAATCTGGCGTAGGAAATGTGTTTATCAAAAATCTTGATGAGTCAATTGATAACAAAGCCTTGTATGATACTTTTTCAGCATTTGGGAATATTTTATCTTGTAAG GTTGTTTGTGATGAAAATGGATCAAGGGGTTATGGGTTTGTTCACTTTGAGACTCAAGAAGCTGCCAATCGGGCAATTAACACCATGAATGGCATGTTGCTCAATGATCGTAAAGT ATTTGTAGGACATTTTAAATCACGGAGGGAAAGGGAAATGGAGTATGGGGCCAAAGTGATGGAatttacaaatgtatacatCAAGAACTTTGGAGAAGATATGGATGACAAGAGACTTAAGGAAATATTTTCTGCTTTTG GACACACGTTAAGCGTCAAAGTAATGATGGATGATAACGGTCGATCACGGGGATTTGGCTTTGTGAATTATGGAAATCACGAAGAAGCACAGAAA gcTGTTGCTGAAATGAATGGCAAAGAATTAAACGGCCGCATGATATATGTAGGTAGAGCTCAGAAGAGGATAGAACGCCAAAGTGAATTAAAGCGCAGATTTGAACAAATCAAACAAGAAAGAATTAGCAGATATCAG GGTGTAAATCTGTATGTGAAGAACCTGGATGATGGTATTGACGATGACCGCCTCCGAAAAGAGTTCTCTCCTTATGGTACCATTACTAGTGCAAAG GTAATGACAGAAGGAGGACACAGCAAGGGATTTGGTTTTGTGTGCTTTTCCTCTCCAGAAGAGGCCACAAAAGCAGTGACAGAAATGAATGGAAGAATAGTCAGTACAAAACCTCTTTACGTAGCACTCGCGCAACGGaaggaggaaagaaaggccATTCTTACCAATCAATACATGCAGAGGCTGGCTACCATGAGAGCAATGCCTGGCCCTCTCGTTGGATCATTCCAAGCACCTACCAGCTATTTCTTACCCGCTGTGCCACAG CCACCAAACAGAGCGTTTTATAATCAAAGCCCTATAGCATCTGTACGTCCAGCACCTCATTGGTCTTCACAGCAGGCAAGGCCTCCTCCGC AATATCATCCACCGACGCCTATCATGCGAGCGGTTGCTCCAAGACGTGTTGCCTCCAATATAAGCACAATGAAGCAGGCCTCAACACAAGTACCAAGGGTTGCACCACAGAGTCAGAGAGTAG CTAATATTGGTACCCAGACAGCAGGTGCTCGAGCTCAGGTTAACCCAAGCGCCATGCGAACGATGACACAGTACAAGTATTCCAGCTCAGTGAGAAATATGCAGCAAATGGGGAACGCAACGCACATCCAGCAG gTGATGGAGCCTGCTGTGCTGATGCAAGGTCAAGAACCCTTAACTGCCTCCATGCTTGCAGCAGCCCCACCACAAGAGCAGAAACAGATGCTCG GTGAACGGATTTATCCTTTAGTCCATCGGATGCATTCTGCGTTAGCTGGCAAGATAACTGGAATGCTACTGGAAATCGATAACTCGGAGCTGCTTCATATGCTGGAATCTCCGGAATCTCTTCACTCAAAG GTAGAAGAAGCTGTAGCAGTTTTGCAAGCACATCATGCTAAGGAGGGGTCTCATAAAAGTGGAACGCCATCTCTCATATGA
- the PABPC1L gene encoding polyadenylate-binding protein 1-like isoform X3: MNATGAGYPLASLYVGDLHTDVTEAMLYEKFSPAGPILSIRVCRDISTRRSLGYAYINFQQPADAERALDTMNFEVIKGKPIRIMWSQRDPGLRKSGVGNVFIKNLDESIDNKALYDTFSAFGNILSCKVVCDENGSRGYGFVHFETQEAANRAINTMNGMLLNDRKVFVGHFKSRREREMEYGAKVMEFTNVYIKNFGEDMDDKRLKEIFSAFGHTLSVKVMMDDNGRSRGFGFVNYGNHEEAQKAVAEMNGKELNGRMIYVGRAQKRIERQSELKRRFEQIKQERISRYQGVNLYVKNLDDGIDDDRLRKEFSPYGTITSAKVMTEGGHSKGFGFVCFSSPEEATKAVTEMNGRIVSTKPLYVALAQRKEERKAILTNQYMQRLATMRAMPGPLVGSFQAPTSYFLPAVPQPPNRAFYNQSPIASVRPAPHWSSQQARPPPQYHPPTPIMRAVAPRRVASNISTMKQASTQVPRVAPQSQRVANIGTQTAGARAQVNPSAMRTMTQYKYSSSVRNMQQMGNATHIQQPAVLMQGQEPLTASMLAAAPPQEQKQMLGERIYPLVHRMHSALAGKITGMLLEIDNSELLHMLESPESLHSKVEEAVAVLQAHHAKEGSHKSGTPSLI; this comes from the exons ATGAATGCAACTGGTGCTGGTTACCCGCTGGCTTCTCTTTATGTTGGTGACCTCCATACTGATGTCACTGAAGCAATGCTGTATGAAAAGTTTTCCCCGGCAGGACCAATCCTATCCATCAGAGTTTGCCGTGATATTTCCACACGTAGATCTCTTGGGTATGCATATATAAATTTCCAGCAACCTGCTGATG CTGAGCGGGCGTTGGATACAATGAACTTTGAAGTAATCAAAGGCAAGCCGATTCGAATCATGTGGTCTCAGAGAGATCCTGGACTTCGTAAATCTGGCGTAGGAAATGTGTTTATCAAAAATCTTGATGAGTCAATTGATAACAAAGCCTTGTATGATACTTTTTCAGCATTTGGGAATATTTTATCTTGTAAG GTTGTTTGTGATGAAAATGGATCAAGGGGTTATGGGTTTGTTCACTTTGAGACTCAAGAAGCTGCCAATCGGGCAATTAACACCATGAATGGCATGTTGCTCAATGATCGTAAAGT ATTTGTAGGACATTTTAAATCACGGAGGGAAAGGGAAATGGAGTATGGGGCCAAAGTGATGGAatttacaaatgtatacatCAAGAACTTTGGAGAAGATATGGATGACAAGAGACTTAAGGAAATATTTTCTGCTTTTG GACACACGTTAAGCGTCAAAGTAATGATGGATGATAACGGTCGATCACGGGGATTTGGCTTTGTGAATTATGGAAATCACGAAGAAGCACAGAAA gcTGTTGCTGAAATGAATGGCAAAGAATTAAACGGCCGCATGATATATGTAGGTAGAGCTCAGAAGAGGATAGAACGCCAAAGTGAATTAAAGCGCAGATTTGAACAAATCAAACAAGAAAGAATTAGCAGATATCAG GGTGTAAATCTGTATGTGAAGAACCTGGATGATGGTATTGACGATGACCGCCTCCGAAAAGAGTTCTCTCCTTATGGTACCATTACTAGTGCAAAG GTAATGACAGAAGGAGGACACAGCAAGGGATTTGGTTTTGTGTGCTTTTCCTCTCCAGAAGAGGCCACAAAAGCAGTGACAGAAATGAATGGAAGAATAGTCAGTACAAAACCTCTTTACGTAGCACTCGCGCAACGGaaggaggaaagaaaggccATTCTTACCAATCAATACATGCAGAGGCTGGCTACCATGAGAGCAATGCCTGGCCCTCTCGTTGGATCATTCCAAGCACCTACCAGCTATTTCTTACCCGCTGTGCCACAG CCACCAAACAGAGCGTTTTATAATCAAAGCCCTATAGCATCTGTACGTCCAGCACCTCATTGGTCTTCACAGCAGGCAAGGCCTCCTCCGC AATATCATCCACCGACGCCTATCATGCGAGCGGTTGCTCCAAGACGTGTTGCCTCCAATATAAGCACAATGAAGCAGGCCTCAACACAAGTACCAAGGGTTGCACCACAGAGTCAGAGAGTAG CTAATATTGGTACCCAGACAGCAGGTGCTCGAGCTCAGGTTAACCCAAGCGCCATGCGAACGATGACACAGTACAAGTATTCCAGCTCAGTGAGAAATATGCAGCAAATGGGGAACGCAACGCACATCCAGCAG CCTGCTGTGCTGATGCAAGGTCAAGAACCCTTAACTGCCTCCATGCTTGCAGCAGCCCCACCACAAGAGCAGAAACAGATGCTCG GTGAACGGATTTATCCTTTAGTCCATCGGATGCATTCTGCGTTAGCTGGCAAGATAACTGGAATGCTACTGGAAATCGATAACTCGGAGCTGCTTCATATGCTGGAATCTCCGGAATCTCTTCACTCAAAG GTAGAAGAAGCTGTAGCAGTTTTGCAAGCACATCATGCTAAGGAGGGGTCTCATAAAAGTGGAACGCCATCTCTCATATGA